GGCAAGGCGCCCCGTCCCCGCTGGTCAACTGCGATTTTAACCTGTCCTGTACGGCGACCCGCCGACGGGTGGTGAGGGATGTCTCCCCCCGCCGCCCGTGGCGGGTCGCGCAAGGCTGTGTTTCCGGCCGACAAGGCCGAATGGCTGCGCCGGTGGCGGGGTTCGGTCAGGCGTGCCGCGCCTCCGCCATGCGCGCTTCGGCCAGGCGGTCGGCGGCCGCGGCCGGCGGAATGCCGTCGGCCTTCGCACGAGCGAATATCGCCAGCGTGGTGTCGAAGATCTTCGCCGCCTTGGTCTTGCAGCGGTCGAAGTCGAAACCGTGCAGCTCGTCGGCGACCTGGATCACGCCGCCGGCGTTCACGACGTAGTCGGGCGCGTAGAGGATGCCGCGGTCGGACAGGTCCTTCTCGACGCCGGGGTGCGCGAGCTGGTTGTTGGCCGCGCCGCACACCACCTTCGCGGTCAGCACCGGCACCGAGTCGTCGCTCAGCGCACCGCCCAGCGCACACGGCGCGTAGACGTCCAGGCCCTCGGTGCGGATCAGCGCCTCGGTGTCCGCGACCACGGTGACCTGCGGGTGGTCGGCGACGACCCGGGCCACCGACTCGGTGCGGACGTCGGTGATCACGACCTCGGCGCCGTCCTTGAGGAGGTGCTCGACGAGGAGGTGCCCCACCTTGCCCACGCCCGCGACGCCCACCTTGCGGCCGCGCAGCGTCGGATCGCCCCAGGCGTGCTGGGCCGAGGCGCGCATGCCCTGGAAGACACCGAAGGCGGTCAGCACCGAGGAGTCGCCGGCGCCGCCGTTCGCGGGGGAGCGGCCGGTGGTCCACTTGTTCGTACGGGCGACGACGTCCATGTCGGCGACGTACGTGCCGACGTCGCAGGCGGTGACGTAGCGGCCCCCGAGGGAGGCCACGAACCGGCCGTAGGCGAGCAGGAGTTCCTCGGTCTTGACCAGATCGGGGTCACCGATGATCACGGCCTTGCCGCCGCCGTGGTCCAGACCCGCGAGGGCGTTCTTGTAGGACATGCCGCGCGACAGGTTCAGCGCGTCCAGCACGGCCTCCTCCTCGGAGGCGTACGCGTGAAAGCGGGTGCCGCCCAGCGCGGGGCCCAGCGCGGTGCTGTGGACGGCGATCACCGCCTTGAGGCCACTGGCCCGGTCCTGGCAGAGAACGACCTGCTCATGGCCGCCCTGCTCGGACCGGAAGAGGGTGTGCAGAACGCCGCCGTCGGTGCCGGCGGGGGCCGGACGTACGTCAGTCACTGTGGTGACTCCCATAAGTCGCGAAGGACGCCCTCCTACGGGTGGGGAGGGCCGGTTGAAAAGAGCGTAAGACCTGCCGGGCCGGTTGATCCGTCAGGTGCCGAGGATCACCCTCTCCCGGGGGACGGACGTGGGACGATCTGGTCGTATCGCAGGCCGGCCGAGGCCCCGGAACGCGTCCGGGAGCTTCGGCAGGGACTTCCCTTTGGAGGAGCGGGCGTGGCCGTGGCGTCGTCGGTGAGGGTCCCGTACATGGCGTATCTACGGGTCTATGAGCCGCTGGCAGCGTTCCCCGAACCGGAACGCTCCCACTGGGCCCGCTACGCCAAACGGGACGACACCCCCACCGCCCAGGACGAGCAGCGCCGGGCGCTGGCCGATCTGCTGCCGACCCCGCCGGTGCCGGTGCCGGTGCACGAGAGCGCGGACGCCTTCGTCGCCGTGGTGAATGAGGTGACCTGCGTCTGCCCGTGGCGGACCCGGCTGCGCGGCTGGCAGGCCCTGGAGGGCCTGGAGGAGCTGCTGCCGGCGTCGGTGCTGGACGCCGCGCTGCCCCCGGTGGTGCGCCGGCAGGCGGCGACCGATTACGAGCGGTGGCGCGAGCGCAACCCGGACGCCCGGCCCTGGATCCGCGGCGCGGCCTGGCACGTCCCGGTCCGCTGGTTCGTGCTCTTCGACGACGACGAGCGCGAGTACACGAAGGGTGACCACGGGCCCCTGCTGCGTTACCGGACGCCGATGGTCCAGGCCAGGCGCCGGGTCGCGCGGGGACTGCGCACGCTGCGGGACGCCCTGGAAGAGGGGCCGCTGATCGACGGCCTGGTAGATGTGGGGCGCTGGCTCGAGGAATTCCATCCGCGCTCGCTCGTGGAGCTGGACTACGGAGGGCTGGTGCACGCGGTGCCCGAGGAGCAGCTCGCCGAGGACCGTTCCGCCGCCGAGGTGGCGGAGGGGCTGGCGGCGCTGCGCGAGGGGGACGGCGAGCGGGCCGGGGTCGCGTACGAGAAGCTTTCTCAGCGCTGGCGTGCGGTGCGCGAGCGGCAGTTCGCCAGCTGAGGGCCCTCAGTTGCCGGAGGTTCGTGGTGCGGTGGCACCCTGTTCGCCTCTTGGTGGTTGGGCGGTAAGGGACGTAGGTCCTTAACCGGGCGATTGCCCCAAGCGTGACCTAAAGCACTGACTTCGGGTCTTGCTAGCAAGGCACACCCTCGTGTCAAAATAGGACAAGGAGCCCGACCCGGGCTCCTTCCGTCCAACTAAGGGCGGATAGATCGGTATTGCGCTCCTTGAGGGGTCTCGTGGGGACTGGTCGCGTTGTGACTGATCGTCACGGTCGAGTGACTGTCCGCTATGGCACGGTCCATCGGCTTCCGCCGAGGTTGAACACCTGAGAGGGCAATTCCATCGGTTTGGCCGACGTGGCTGGACAGATGGTGTAGTTGTAGTGCCGAGGACAAGCCGTTCGTCCTATAACCGACTCGGCCCGCGTCCGCCATTTCGGGCAACGCGGGTCAAGGTGCAGAATTTAGAGGAAAGAACCGTGATGGTTCGGTTCTCCCGAGGAGGCCGCTCATGACCGCTCGCACCCCTGACGCCGAGCCGCTGCTGACCCCTGCCGAGGTTGCCACGATGTTCCGCGTGGACCCGAAGACGGTCACCCGTTGGGCCAAGGCAGGCAAGCTCACGTCCATCCGCACGCTCGGAGGACACCGGCGTTACCGCGAGGCTGAGGTCCGCGCACTGCTCGCGGGTATTCCGCAGCAGCGCAGCGAGGCCTGAACAACCGCATAACCAGGCTGTTTTCGGGGCCCCCAACCCGAGAACGCCCGCATTGCAGCACCAGCTGGACCTGCTTCACCCCCGCTGCACACAGCTTCATACGACGCGGTGCCTGCCCCAACAGGCCCCACACCCGCTCCACCCGGGTACGTCATCGATCGCGCTGGACTCCGCCGGGTCCAGCGCGATCTCTTTTTGTGTGCGGCCGCTCCCGGGCTCGTCAGGGCGGTCGGCTCGGGCTGACGCCGCCGGCGTCCCCGGCGGCTTCCAGGGTGCCGTGAGGGGCCCTGCAGGGGCCTTCCCGCGTGGACCCGACGGCCTCCTCCCGGAGTCTTTCGGGGGTGGTGCAATTGCACATATTAAATTGACTGGTTGTAGGGAGGGTGTAAGTTCCCCGTCCCGGGAAACCAGTTCGGTGACTCCCGTCACATGGCGCACCGCTTGAACCCGATACGTCCGCTGCGGTAGTGAACTTTCCCCGTTGACACCGCTCAGCCTCTCACCGCGCGGACCGCGGCGCAGGCGTCTTCGGTCACCCGGCGGCGGGACTTTCGTCCTCGGCCGCGGACGGCTCGCAGACGGCCGGAGCGGGCGCCGGGGCGGACGCGGGCGCCGGGGCGCCCGAGGGGGCCGTGTGCGGCTCCATGGCGAGCCGCAGCAGCTGATGGCAGACCGGGCAGTGCCGGGTCAGATGGCGGTAGCCCGTCGCGGCCGCCAGATGGGCTCGCAGCAGCGCCTTGGTCTCGTGCCGTACCGCAGTCGTCATCGCACGTCCCTCCCCGGCCCCCACGCCTTTCCATGTGAGTACCGGGGGTGCGGCCCGCAGTCAATACGGCCGGCAGCGCGCCGGTCACCGCCCGGAGTCGGCCGGAGGCCGGGAAGCGGCTGGTCCGGGCCGCTGTCCGGACGGCGGCCCACAACGCACTACGGCCCGCATCGACGAGCGATGCGGGCCGTAAAAAAGCGGTCCTGACGGGATTTGAACCCGCGGCCTCCACCTTGACAGGGTGGCGAGCACTCCAAACTGCTCCACAGGACCTTGCGTTTGCCTCCCGCTTGCGGCGGGCTGCGAAGCAAGACTGTACAGCAGGTCAGGGGGTGCGGTCGAACTCGATACCGGGGGCCGCCCCTCAGCGGGGGACCGCGGCGTCCACCGCCTTCACGATGCGCTTGTCGGAGACCGGGTACGCGGTGCCCAGCGCGTGCGCGAAGTAGCTCACCCGCAGCTCCTCGATCATCCAGCGGATCTCCAGCGCCGCGGCCGCCACCGGGCGCCCGGGCGGGAACTGCTCCAGCAGCCAGGCGAATTCGTCCTGCATCTCCTTCACCTTCGCCATACGGGTGCGGTCCCGCTCGGCGTTGGTGGGCAGCTGCTGGAGCCGGCGGTCGGCGGCGACCAGATAGCGCATCAGGTCCGGCAGCCGCTTGGCGCCGTGCGCCGTCACGAAGCCCGGCTTGATCAGCGCCGCCAGCTGCTCCTTGACGTCCGCGAGCGACGGCAGCAGCGAGGGGAAGGTGGTCTCCTTCAGCCGGCGCTCGCACGCCTGCCAGGCCGCCAGGACCTCCTGCGCCTGCTGGATGGTGCGCAGGGTGACGTCCACCAGGTCGGCCCGGACCGCGTCGAACAGCTTCCGGAAGGACTCCTCGTCCCACGCCGGGCCGCCCCGGGCCGCGATCAGCCGGTCGGCGGCCGCGGTGACGCAGTCCTCGAAGAGCGCCGCGATCGAGCCGTGCGGATTGCGGGACAGCGCGAGCTTCTGCTGGTTGCTCAGCTTGTCCTGGGCGAACTTGGCGGGGTTGGAGGGGATGTTGAGCAGGATGAGGCGACGGGTGCCCGCCCACATGGCGGTCAGCTGCT
The sequence above is a segment of the Streptomyces lydicus genome. Coding sequences within it:
- a CDS encoding Leu/Phe/Val dehydrogenase, yielding MGVTTVTDVRPAPAGTDGGVLHTLFRSEQGGHEQVVLCQDRASGLKAVIAVHSTALGPALGGTRFHAYASEEEAVLDALNLSRGMSYKNALAGLDHGGGKAVIIGDPDLVKTEELLLAYGRFVASLGGRYVTACDVGTYVADMDVVARTNKWTTGRSPANGGAGDSSVLTAFGVFQGMRASAQHAWGDPTLRGRKVGVAGVGKVGHLLVEHLLKDGAEVVITDVRTESVARVVADHPQVTVVADTEALIRTEGLDVYAPCALGGALSDDSVPVLTAKVVCGAANNQLAHPGVEKDLSDRGILYAPDYVVNAGGVIQVADELHGFDFDRCKTKAAKIFDTTLAIFARAKADGIPPAAAADRLAEARMAEARHA
- the bldC gene encoding developmental transcriptional regulator BldC; the protein is MTARTPDAEPLLTPAEVATMFRVDPKTVTRWAKAGKLTSIRTLGGHRRYREAEVRALLAGIPQQRSEA
- a CDS encoding DUF6274 family protein — encoded protein: MTTAVRHETKALLRAHLAAATGYRHLTRHCPVCHQLLRLAMEPHTAPSGAPAPASAPAPAPAVCEPSAAEDESPAAG